From a region of the Helicobacter hepaticus ATCC 51449 genome:
- a CDS encoding MlaE family lipid ABC transporter permease subunit — MDFRISFQGDRALIELQGRCDYSLSKKQREALSEAIISQHKLTIDFKRVSKADFVFCAFIYGLIVDKDTQIIGTNTRTNEIFQTLSSSLPKENEENAINNAFSLKISHMVLIPLGKRIEQFFESFLNFLNFCGMCLWYFFLSLLSPRRFKCGSIFYHMNEAGFKALPVALLTAFIVSYAIALQGVLQLEKMGVPLMSVEIVAKLSLRELGPFILAIVIAGRSSSAFSAQLGVMNLTEENDALKTMNLSLFDYLILPRVLALIIVMPLLVFLADSVSLFAAMLAVKMQTGINFMQYLERFYEYVGINHFLVGMIKAPFFGAAIALVGCFRGLYVKGDTESIGLETTKSVVNALFWVILINAIFSVITTRLDI, encoded by the coding sequence ATGGATTTTAGGATTAGTTTTCAAGGAGATAGGGCACTTATAGAGCTTCAAGGTAGATGTGATTATTCATTGTCTAAAAAACAACGAGAAGCTTTGAGTGAAGCTATTATTTCTCAACATAAGCTCACTATTGATTTTAAGCGAGTTTCAAAAGCAGATTTTGTTTTTTGTGCATTTATTTATGGGCTTATTGTAGATAAGGACACACAAATTATAGGCACAAATACTCGAACAAATGAGATTTTTCAAACTCTTTCTTCTTCGTTACCAAAAGAGAATGAAGAAAATGCTATTAATAATGCTTTTTCGTTAAAGATTTCACATATGGTTTTAATTCCTTTAGGGAAACGTATAGAGCAATTTTTTGAAAGCTTTTTAAATTTTTTAAATTTTTGTGGTATGTGTCTGTGGTATTTTTTTCTTTCACTTCTCTCACCACGCCGTTTTAAATGCGGCTCTATATTTTATCATATGAATGAAGCAGGATTCAAAGCTTTACCAGTTGCTTTGCTTACAGCTTTTATTGTCAGTTATGCAATTGCTTTACAAGGGGTATTGCAATTAGAAAAAATGGGTGTTCCTTTAATGAGCGTGGAGATAGTAGCAAAACTATCTTTGCGTGAATTAGGACCTTTTATTTTAGCTATTGTCATTGCTGGGCGGAGTTCATCAGCCTTTAGCGCACAACTTGGTGTAATGAATCTTACAGAAGAAAATGATGCACTTAAAACGATGAATCTAAGCCTCTTTGATTACCTTATATTACCGCGAGTTTTAGCACTTATAATTGTAATGCCTTTATTAGTTTTCTTGGCTGATAGTGTGAGTTTATTTGCAGCAATGCTTGCAGTAAAAATGCAAACAGGCATAAATTTTATGCAATATTTGGAGAGATTCTATGAATATGTGGGTATTAATCACTTTTTAGTAGGAATGATAAAGGCACCATTTTTTGGAGCGGCTATTGCTCTTGTAGGCTGTTTTCGTGGATTGTATGTCAAAGGTGATACAGAATCTATAGGGCTTGAGACAACAAAAAGTGTAGTTAATGCTCTTTTTTGGGTCATTTTAATTAATGCAATATTTTCAGTTATTACAACAAGGCTTGATATATGA
- the dnaN gene encoding DNA polymerase III subunit beta produces MKISLPKSSLETILTNCQNFLDKRDRSQITSHIYFEAQDDKLLLKATDYEIWLESYINIPCQAQGNATVNGKQILDIIKRLKDDNVTIETKQDSLHISQGKARTKLPMFNADEFPKFPEYDANAQINIESDKFLNSIKKINPAVDTNNPKYELNGSLLDIKDYSFNFVATDTRRLALIEYKNPSINALSLVIPKKAINEIQKLFVDTLEIYHNPTHLILKNNDYTFYTKLISGKYPDYEKIIPKEFKHKIVLPKDKFVDALQFVKSLANNIKITLSPNEVLFESLNEESGEASTQIEVQTNIENLTLGINSKYILDFLSQIDANEFTLCINEPNTPFVVMSENFSTVIMPVIL; encoded by the coding sequence ATGAAAATCTCACTTCCAAAAAGCTCATTAGAAACAATCCTCACAAACTGCCAAAATTTCCTTGACAAAAGAGACAGATCTCAAATTACCTCTCATATCTACTTTGAAGCACAAGATGATAAACTTCTCCTTAAAGCCACAGATTATGAAATTTGGCTTGAATCCTACATCAACATTCCTTGTCAAGCACAGGGAAATGCCACAGTCAATGGAAAACAGATTCTTGATATTATTAAACGCCTCAAAGACGACAATGTTACTATCGAAACAAAACAAGATTCTCTTCACATATCTCAAGGGAAAGCACGCACAAAACTCCCTATGTTTAATGCTGACGAATTCCCAAAATTCCCAGAGTATGATGCAAATGCACAAATTAATATAGAATCTGATAAATTTCTCAATTCCATTAAAAAAATCAATCCTGCTGTAGATACAAATAATCCAAAATACGAGCTTAATGGTTCTCTACTTGACATTAAAGATTATAGTTTTAATTTTGTAGCTACTGATACAAGACGACTTGCGCTCATTGAATATAAAAACCCATCTATTAATGCTCTCTCACTTGTGATACCAAAAAAAGCAATTAATGAAATACAAAAACTCTTTGTAGATACACTTGAAATTTATCACAATCCTACACATTTAATTCTTAAAAACAATGATTATACCTTTTATACAAAACTTATCAGTGGTAAATATCCTGATTATGAGAAAATCATTCCCAAAGAATTCAAACATAAAATCGTGCTTCCCAAAGACAAATTTGTTGATGCTTTACAATTCGTCAAATCACTTGCAAATAACATCAAAATTACTCTTTCTCCAAATGAAGTGCTTTTTGAATCTCTTAATGAAGAAAGTGGTGAAGCTTCTACACAAATTGAAGTGCAAACAAACATTGAAAATCTTACGCTTGGCATTAACTCTAAATATATCTTAGATTTTCTTTCACAAATTGATGCAAATGAATTTACGCTTTGTATTAATGAACCAAATACACCATTTGTAGTAATGAGTGAGAATTTTTCAACTGTTATTATGCCTGTGATTCTCTAA
- the gyrB gene encoding DNA topoisomerase (ATP-hydrolyzing) subunit B produces the protein MEKKEYQASNIKVLKGLEAVRKRPGMYIGDTNSGGLHHMIYEVVDNSIDEAMAGYCDKINITLTMEGSAIIEDNGRGIPVDIHPTENLPAATLVLTTLHAGGKFDQDTYKVSGGLHGVGVSVVNALSKRLIMTIKKNGHIYRQEFAKGIPQSDLEVIGNTKKHGTTIEFFPDGEVMEVLEFDKDILVRRFKEMAYLNHNITIQFKDERTQFEEIYHFEGGLKQFIQDVNKKPLISSIISFEATEQESEIEIALAYNEGYDEKLLSFVNNIRTPDGGTHEAGFRAGLSRAIMNYIEANANAREKDAKVSGEDVREGLVAIISTKIIDPQFEGQTKGKLGSSFVKPIVQKLTYEKLSKFFEENPNEAKAIMQKAIMAARGREAAKKARDLTRKKESFSVGTLPGKLADCQSKDPSVSEIYLVEGDSAGGSAKQGRDRTFQAILPLRGKILNVEKSRLDKILKSDEIKNMITAFGCGIGEEFNIEKLRYHKIIIMTDADVDGSHIQTLLMTFFYRYLKPLVENGHIYIAQPPLYRYKKGKKEIYLKDERALSEYLIENGIENFKFEGVGNRELLEILKFISHYRSILKELEKRYPMIEVVRYLVENEQFDTLELKALSQNIESYLISKECNILNKTTAQEQITLYVQTKVGLVELSINDTLFMDNFFQEARFIYKKIADRDLGFLNDEDMIVFLERIEESAKKDAYIQRYKGLGEMNPDQLWETTMIPQNRTLLRVKIDNDINTDEIFTLFMGDEVEPRRAYIQEHAKDVKHLDV, from the coding sequence ATGGAAAAAAAAGAATATCAAGCAAGTAATATTAAAGTTTTAAAAGGCTTAGAAGCTGTCCGAAAACGCCCTGGTATGTATATTGGTGATACAAACTCTGGTGGATTGCATCATATGATTTATGAAGTAGTAGATAATTCAATAGATGAAGCTATGGCAGGGTATTGTGATAAAATCAATATTACTCTCACTATGGAAGGCAGTGCTATTATTGAAGATAATGGACGCGGAATCCCAGTAGATATTCATCCTACTGAAAATCTTCCTGCAGCCACACTCGTTCTTACAACACTTCACGCAGGTGGAAAGTTTGACCAGGATACTTACAAAGTTTCTGGCGGATTACACGGAGTAGGTGTAAGTGTAGTGAATGCTCTTTCTAAACGTCTTATTATGACTATCAAAAAAAATGGACATATTTATCGTCAAGAGTTTGCTAAAGGTATCCCTCAAAGCGATTTAGAAGTTATCGGTAATACTAAAAAACACGGCACCACCATTGAGTTCTTCCCTGATGGAGAAGTAATGGAAGTGCTTGAATTTGATAAAGATATTCTTGTTCGTAGATTCAAAGAAATGGCATATCTTAACCATAATATTACCATTCAATTTAAAGATGAACGCACACAATTTGAAGAAATCTATCACTTTGAAGGGGGGCTAAAACAATTTATTCAAGATGTAAATAAAAAGCCACTTATTTCATCAATTATAAGTTTTGAGGCTACAGAGCAAGAGAGTGAAATTGAAATCGCTCTTGCTTATAATGAAGGCTATGATGAAAAACTTTTAAGTTTTGTAAATAATATTCGCACACCTGATGGAGGAACACACGAGGCAGGATTTAGAGCAGGATTGAGCCGTGCGATTATGAATTATATTGAAGCAAATGCAAATGCACGTGAAAAAGATGCAAAAGTAAGTGGTGAAGATGTGCGTGAAGGGCTTGTGGCGATTATTTCTACTAAAATTATTGATCCTCAATTTGAAGGACAAACTAAAGGCAAACTTGGAAGCTCTTTTGTTAAGCCTATTGTGCAAAAGCTCACTTATGAAAAACTTTCAAAATTCTTTGAAGAAAATCCTAATGAAGCTAAGGCTATTATGCAAAAAGCTATTATGGCGGCGCGCGGGAGAGAGGCTGCTAAAAAAGCTCGTGATTTAACGCGTAAGAAAGAAAGTTTTTCTGTTGGCACTTTGCCCGGTAAGCTTGCAGATTGCCAAAGTAAAGATCCGAGTGTGTCAGAAATTTATCTTGTAGAAGGTGATAGTGCTGGTGGAAGTGCAAAACAAGGACGTGATAGGACTTTCCAAGCAATCTTGCCATTGCGTGGAAAAATTCTTAATGTTGAAAAATCTCGTCTTGATAAGATTTTGAAATCTGATGAAATTAAAAATATGATTACTGCTTTTGGTTGTGGTATAGGTGAAGAATTTAATATAGAAAAATTGCGTTATCACAAAATTATTATTATGACAGATGCAGATGTTGATGGAAGCCATATACAAACGCTTTTAATGACATTTTTCTATCGTTATTTAAAACCCTTAGTCGAAAATGGACATATTTATATTGCTCAACCGCCACTTTATCGTTATAAAAAGGGCAAAAAAGAAATATATCTTAAAGATGAACGTGCTTTAAGCGAATACTTAATTGAAAATGGCATTGAAAATTTCAAGTTTGAGGGTGTTGGTAACCGTGAATTACTTGAGATTCTTAAATTTATTTCACATTATCGTTCAATCCTCAAGGAGCTAGAAAAACGTTATCCGATGATTGAAGTTGTGCGTTATTTGGTTGAAAATGAGCAGTTTGATACATTAGAGCTTAAAGCATTAAGTCAAAATATAGAATCTTATCTTATAAGCAAAGAATGCAATATTTTAAATAAAACAACTGCACAGGAACAAATTACGCTTTATGTGCAAACAAAAGTTGGACTTGTAGAGCTTAGCATTAATGACACACTTTTTATGGATAATTTCTTCCAAGAAGCACGATTTATTTATAAGAAAATTGCCGATAGAGATTTAGGATTTTTAAATGATGAAGATATGATTGTTTTCTTAGAGAGAATTGAGGAAAGTGCAAAAAAAGATGCTTATATCCAAAGATACAAAGGTTTAGGAGAGATGAATCCAGATCAATTATGGGAAACAACAATGATTCCACAAAATCGCACACTTTTGCGTGTTAAAATTGATAATGACATAAACACTGATGAAATTTTCACACTTTTTATGGGTGATGAGGTAGAGCCACGAAGAGCTTATATACAAGAGCACGCTAAAGATGTAAAACACCTTGATGTGTAG
- a CDS encoding MBOAT family O-acyltransferase produces MAFLIDCYKKVDISDMQEVKERCQSEKLDSQTSINFLDYALFICFFPQLIAGPIVHHKEMMPQFHSLFLHSLNAKVWEHCAKGLFIFSIGLFKKVFIADSFAKWANAGFNVVENGGVLNIAESWATSLSYTFQLYFDFSGYADMAIGLGLFFGIMLPLNFNSPYKSLNISEFWRRWHITLGRFLKEYVYIPLGGNKNTKYQHSRFYTTINQLLTLRNLFIVAFLSGIWHGAGYGFIIWGILHGSAMCIHRIYTWSIKSIRGKIEISLSKDKVNVKDNKASVSFNAASVISTHISHKYKLIFLHCLDTKVYKFLCWFITFNFINITWIFFRSENVSGAINLLKGMFGITWVELPLKAHHMPALLEHIGGRNDTIIYIILGFVVCVGMRNGVERLEGFRTNVFNAILAAVFLCYSLFVLGSNPYTEFIYFNF; encoded by the coding sequence ATTGCTTTTTTAATAGATTGTTATAAAAAAGTAGATATAAGTGATATGCAAGAGGTAAAAGAACGATGCCAAAGTGAGAAATTAGATTCTCAAACCTCAATCAACTTCCTAGATTATGCTCTTTTTATCTGTTTTTTCCCTCAACTCATTGCTGGTCCTATTGTGCATCATAAAGAGATGATGCCTCAATTCCATAGCCTCTTTTTACACTCTTTAAATGCTAAAGTATGGGAGCATTGTGCAAAGGGACTTTTTATCTTCTCCATTGGATTATTTAAAAAAGTATTCATTGCAGATTCTTTTGCAAAGTGGGCAAATGCTGGATTTAATGTTGTAGAAAATGGAGGAGTATTAAATATTGCAGAATCTTGGGCTACTTCACTCTCTTATACTTTCCAACTCTACTTTGATTTTAGTGGATATGCTGATATGGCAATAGGTTTAGGATTATTCTTTGGGATAATGTTGCCTCTTAATTTTAATTCTCCTTATAAGTCTTTAAATATCAGTGAGTTTTGGCGCAGATGGCATATAACGCTCGGGAGATTTTTAAAAGAATATGTCTATATTCCTCTTGGAGGGAATAAAAATACAAAGTATCAACACAGCAGATTCTATACTACCATTAATCAACTCCTTACACTTAGAAATCTTTTTATTGTAGCCTTTCTTAGTGGCATTTGGCACGGAGCAGGCTATGGATTTATAATATGGGGGATACTACACGGAAGTGCAATGTGCATTCATAGAATCTATACTTGGAGTATAAAGAGCATAAGAGGAAAGATAGAGATTTCTTTATCAAAAGACAAAGTCAATGTTAAAGACAATAAAGCAAGTGTGAGTTTCAATGCTGCTTCTGTTATATCTACACATATATCTCATAAATATAAACTTATCTTTTTACATTGTTTAGATACTAAAGTATATAAGTTTTTATGTTGGTTTATTACTTTTAACTTTATAAATATCACTTGGATATTTTTTAGAAGTGAGAATGTAAGTGGAGCAATCAATCTACTTAAAGGAATGTTTGGGATTACTTGGGTGGAATTGCCCCTAAAGGCACATCATATGCCTGCACTCTTAGAACATATTGGTGGAAGGAATGATACGATTATTTATATTATCTTAGGGTTTGTGGTATGTGTGGGAATGAGGAATGGTGTGGAGAGGTTGGAAGGGTTTAGAACGAATGTTTTTAATGCCATTCTTGCAGCTGTATTCTTATGTTACTCTTTATTTGTATTGGGGAGTAACCCCTACACTGAATTTATTTATTTCAATTTTTAA